Proteins co-encoded in one Arachis hypogaea cultivar Tifrunner chromosome 13, arahy.Tifrunner.gnm2.J5K5, whole genome shotgun sequence genomic window:
- the LOC112735336 gene encoding uncharacterized protein has protein sequence MTEQLPPTPSELLQMVTELRQANQRMAEENQRMANQIANLNNTRIENNNDRQEPTGETEHQSGPTHVSDTVWHEEDQPEHDEEARPEDENDHLESSPGPFTAKVMNFVLPRRFTLPTTLTPYDGLGDPKKYIKKFTSIMIVNGASDKVLCRCFPFYLDGPALDWFCSLPASSISCFRDLSKPFEEHFAGSAIYLHDSNYLNIIRQGQQESLRDYMTRFTKIAMSIPDLHPEVKLHAIKSGLRPGKFQETIAVAKPKTMAEFREKAKGQIDIEELRQARKTEKPHYRDDDITRDNKKNFKSTPRYKSYTKFNTKRDDIIKEILNSKLIKPSRKAGSYPDSKGADRSKYYSFHQKHGHTTDDCVIAKDLMEGLARQGHLDKYIGGHIQWRAPPYGDQSSATQHGQDKDRPNNNHPEQPTRIINCISEGFAGGGATSSARKRSYRAMLSINADQTQQQTLPQSPQITFQTADHDNSVANLDDPVVISLQLGDLLVKKVLLDPGSSADVLFYSTFQKMKLSSNILQPSTGDLVGFSVLTI, from the exons ATGACTGAACAACTTCCACCCACACCATCCGAGCTCCTTCAGATGGTGACCGAGTTGCGGCAAGCCAACCAGCGCATGGCCGAAGAGAACCAAAGAATGGCAAATCAAATTGCCAACTTGAATAACACCCGGATCGAAAACAACAACGATCGGCAAGAACCGACAGGAGAAACCGAGCATCAGTCAGGACCAACACACGTCTCTGACACTGTTTGGCATGAGGAAGACCAACCCGAGCATGATGAGGAAGCTCGGCCAGAAGATGAGAATGACCACCTGGAAAGCTCTCCTGGGCCCTTTACGGCTAAAGTGATGAATTTCGTGCTGCCTAGGAGATTCACTTTGCCGACCACCCTAACTCCCTATGATGGGTTGGGTGATCCGAAGAAATACATCAAAAAATTCACCTCCATAATGATAGTAAACGGTGCATCTGATAAAGTTTTATGTCGTTGCTTTCCATTTTActtagacggtcctgcacttgattggttttgttctttgcctgcaAGTTCTATTTCTTGCTTTCGAGACCTATCAAAGCCCTTTGAGGAGCACTTTGCTGGATCAGCCATTTACCTACACGACTCCAATTACCTGAATATAATCAGGCAAGGCCAGCAAGAAAGCCTCAGGGATTACATGACGCGCTTCACAAAGATAGCCATGAGTATACCCGACCTCCACCCCGAGGTGAAACTGCACGCCATAAAAAGCGGACTGCGACCAGGAAAATTCCAGGAAACTATTGCTGTAGCCAAACCTAAGACCATGGCCGAGTTCCGTGAAAAGGCTAAAGGACAGATCGACATCGAGGAACTCCGACAAGCTCGGAAAACAGAAAAGCCTCATTACAGAGACGACGACATAACGCGAGACAACAAGAAGAATTTCAAATCAACTCCACGATATAAGTCCTACACTAAATTCAACACCAAGCGCGATGACATCATCAAGGAGATCTTGAATTCAAAATTAATCAAGCCATCAAGAAAAGCTGGTAGTTACCCAGATTCAAAAGGCGCGGACCGCTCAAAATACTACTCTTTCCATCAGAAGCACGGACACACTACCGATGACTGTGTCATAGCCAAAGACCTAATGGAGGGACTAGCTCGGCAAGGTCACCTGGACAAATACATCGGCGGCCACATACAGTGGCGAGCACCCCCTTATGGAGACCAAAGCTCGGCCACACAGCATGGCCAAGATAAAGACCGACCGAACAACAACCATCCCGAACAACCAACACGTATAATTAACTGTATTTCCGAAGGTTTTGCAGGTGGAGGAGCCACAAGCTCGGCAAGAAAGAGATCTTACCGAGCTATGCTTTCCATCAACGCCGATCAAACTCAACAACAGACACTACCACAATCTCCACAGATAACATTCCAGACAGCCGATCATGACAACAGTGTAGCAAATCTAGATGATCCGGTCGTCATCTCCCTACAGCTCGGAGATCTCCTAGTAAAAAAGGTGTTGCTCGACCCAGGGAGCAGCGCCGACGTTCTCTTTTACTCAACATTCCAGAAAATGAAACTGAGCAGTAACATCCTCCAACCTTCCACCGGTGACCTGGTAGGGTTCTCAG TCCTTACAATTTAA